A single genomic interval of Ammospiza caudacuta isolate bAmmCau1 chromosome 19, bAmmCau1.pri, whole genome shotgun sequence harbors:
- the CHMP6 gene encoding charged multivesicular body protein 6, producing the protein MGNLFGRKRRSRVTEQDRAVLQLKQQRDKLRQYQKRLSLGLERERALARQLLRDGKKEKAMLLLKKKRYQEQLLDKTENQISNLERMVQDIEFTQIEMKVIEGLKIGNECLNKMHQVMSIEEVERIIGETQDAVEYQRQIDELLAGSLTEEDEDAILEELNAITQEQLELPEVPSEPLPEKIPEVSPIKNRPKAELVAAS; encoded by the exons ATGGGGAACCTGTTCGGGCGGAAACGGCGGAGCCGCGTCACGGAGCAGGACCGGGCCGTGCTG CAACTGAAGCAGCAGCGGGACAAGCTCCGGCAGTACCAGAAGcggctgagcctggggctggagcGGGAGCGGGCGCTGGCCCGGCAGCTGCTCCGGGACGGCAAGAAAGA GAAGGCCATGCTCCTGCTGAAGAAGAAACGgtaccaggagcagctgctggacaAAACAGAGAACCAGATCAGCAACCTGGAGCGGATG GTCCAGGACATTGAATTCACCCAGATTGAGATGAAGGTCATCGAGGGCCTGAAGATAGGCAACGAGTGTCTGAACAAAATGCACCAG GTGATGTCCATAGAAGAGGTGGAGAGGATAATAGGAGAGACCCAGGATGCTGTGGAGTACCAGAGG caaatAGACGAGCTCCTGGCTGGCAGCCTGACTGAGGAGGATGAAGATGCCATTCTAGAAGAATTAAATGCCATTACTCAG GAACAGTTGGAGCTCCCAGAAGTTCCTTCAGAGCCACTCCCAGAGAAGATCCCAG AAGTGTCACCCATCAAGAACaggccaaaggcagagctggtggcagcaTCTTAA